From one Sesamum indicum cultivar Zhongzhi No. 13 linkage group LG13, S_indicum_v1.0, whole genome shotgun sequence genomic stretch:
- the LOC105176151 gene encoding uncharacterized protein LOC105176151: MEWKPKQELFLFLVATLLQLHFPSFYCKNDQLLPNCSSSFRCGSIGNISYPFSGGDQPEDCGYSGFQLLNCKGEFPLLNIPPLNYRVLGLNFSTRTLKVARQDLLDNTCPEILHNTTLNKMYDFAPDSNDENVTLFFGCARVRKNGLKTNLPSQFGCIDLFRIGNASSGPGPNIKCNHSISVPVNRTAARALRNRTGSSLLKGAFAGGFLIQWLTPRRCAKDMCGRIPGSQSSTQATTASSPGSQEKPPGIPTAPPPDLIPTAPRPDYWLWATEMIGKSLFALITCIAFVITCCRCLKRRLAARRNPNKERIEKFLLQHGSLALKRYKYSEIKKITKSFNDRLGRGGYGSVYQGLLPDGCPVAVKILIDSDCDSNGEEFINEVASISRTSHVNIVNLLGFCYDGNKKALVYEFMPNKSLDKFISNNADSQLDSENMYKIAVGVAKGLEYLHTGCNTRIVHFDIKPQNILLDDDFCPKISDFGLAKLCQKKQSILSVLGTRGTIGYIAPEVFSRNYGGVSHKSDVYSYGMMVLEMAGAKKIIEPEARQSSENYFPDRIYEQVVVNVSTNSDDLMIEVEQETTRKMFLVGFWCIQTNPCIHTNSTKAVPVYSKFPNIGEILRTLPDIHGRNDRVVWRFSGNIVTTQALYRLFDPLSKGRMYEKVKMPLKVVSMSISLSPKMEWKPKQELFLILVATLLPLHFPSFYCQYNQLLPNCSRSFQCGSIVNISYPFSGGDQPEACGYTGFQLFKCEDQFPVLDIPPLAYRVLELNISTRTLKVARQDLLNNACPEFLYNTTLNNLYDFAPGSNDENITLFFGCVGVRKNGLKTNLPNQFGCIDLFRIGNASSGPGPNIKCNDSISVPVNRAAARALKNRTASSNADVLQEAFAAGFLIQWLVMSVRMCTDRTCRRYQGSEWNTQVTAAPPPVYQEEPSDGERQQRSPRIYMVVAVSGAGVVIVSMIICCCYLKRRRSQQSGPDKENIEKFLLQLGSLAPKRYKYSEIKKITKSFKDKLGRGGYGSVYQGLLPDGCPVAVKVLIDSDSNGEEFINEVASISRTSHVNIVNLLGFCYGGNKRALVYEYMPNKSLDKFINSNGDCQLDLEKLYKIAVGVAKGLEYLHTGCNTRIVHFDIKPQNILLDDDFCPKISDFGLAKLCRKQQSILSVLGTRGTIGYIAPEVFSRNFGGVSHKSDVYSYGMMVLEMAGAKKIVESEAAAQSSGNFFPDRIYEQVVLNVSTSSDDLMIEVEQETTRKMFLVGFWCIQTNPSDRPSMSKVVEMLEGSVQSIPIPPKPFLFTPSFPTSGPETSSTFSAHVEMESSVEA; the protein is encoded by the exons ATGGAGTGGAAGCCAAAGCAGGAGCTGTTTCTCTTCCTCGTAGCAACCCTTTTACAACTCCATTTCCCAAGTTTTTATTGTAAGAACGATCAGCTACTTCCAAACTGTAGCAGCTCATTTCGGTGCGGCAGCATAGGAAACATAAGCTATCCGTTCTCGGGAGGCGATCAGCCGGAAGACTGCGGCTATTCAGGCTTCCAGCTCCTTAACTGCAAGGGCGAGTTCCCTTTGCTCAATATCCCACCATTAAACTACCGTGTCTTGGGACTCAACTTCTCCACTCGTACTCTCAAAGTCGCAAGACAAGACTTGCTGGATAACACATGCCCGGAAATTCTCCATAACACAACCTTAAACAAAATGTACGACTTTGCTCCCGATTCTAATGACGAGAACGTCACTCTCTTCTTCGGCTGCGCCCGCGTCCGTAAGAATGGGTTGAAGACCAACCTTCCCAGTCAGTTCGGCTGCATAGATCTGTTCAGGATAGGGAACGCGTCGTCCGGCCCAGGACCAAATATCAAGTGCAACCACAGTATTTCTGTTCCGGTGAACAGAACGGCCGCCCGGGCTTTGAGAAATCGCACGGGTTCGTCGCTTTTGAAGGGCGCTTTTGCTGGCGGGTTTCTCATCCAATGGTTAACGCCTAGGAGGTGTGCGAAAGATATGTGCGGCCGAATTCCGGGAAGTCAGTCGAGCACGCAGGCGACGACGGCTTCCTCCCCAGGTTCTCAGGAAAAACCCCCAG GTATTCCCACTGCTCCACCTCCTGACTTAATTCCCACTGCTCCACGTCCTGACTACTGGCTCTGGG CAACGGAGATGATTGGCAAATCTTTATTTGCCCTTATTACATGCATAGCATTCGTTATCACATGTTGCCGTTGCCTCAAAAGACGACTCGCCGCGCGCCGCAACCCTAACAAGGAACGCATAGAGAAGTTTCTACTCCAACATGGATCTCTGGCTCTAAAGAGATACAAATACtcagaaatcaagaaaataaccaaGTCCTTCAATGACAGGCTTGGTCGAGGAGGATACGGTAGCGTCTATCAGGGACTGCTGCCCGACGGCTGCCCCGTTGCTGTCAAGATTTTGATCGACAGCGACTGCGACAGCAATGGGGAAGAGTTCATCAATGAAGTAGCCAGCATCAGTAGAACCTCCCATGTCAATATTGTCAATCTCTTGGGGTTTTGCTACGACGGAAACAAGAAAGCTCTTGTCTACGAATTTATGCCCAATAAATCTTTAGACAAGTTCATAAGTAATAATGCAGATTCTCAGTTGGATAGCGAAAATATGTACAAGATTGCTGTTGGAGTTGCCAAAGGCCTGGAATATCTGCACACAGGCTGCAATACCAGGATTGTTCATTTCGACATCAAGCCTCAGAACATTCTTTTAGACGACGACTTCTGCCCGAAAATCTCGGATTTTGGGCTCGCCAAGCTGTGCCAGAAGAAGCAAAGTATATTATCAGTGCTTGGGACAAGAGGCACTATTGGCTATATTGCTCCGGAAGTATTCTCCAGGAATTATGGAGGAGTTTCTCATAAGTCCGACGTCTACAGCTACGGAATGATGGTTCTTGAAATGGCTGGTGCAAAGAAAATCATTGAACCTGAAGCAAGGCAGTCGAGCGAGAATTATTTCCCTGACAGGATCTACGAGCAGGTAGTAGTTAATGTGAGCACGAATTCAGATGATTTAATGATTGAGGTGGAACAAGAAACAACTAGGAAAATGTTTTTGGTAGGATTTTGGTGTATTCAGACAAATCCATGCATCCATACCAATTCCACCAAAGCCGTTCCTGTTTACTCCAAGTTTCCCAACATCGGT GAGATCTTGCGTACTCTACCTGACATACATGGACGGAATGACCGAGTTGTGTGGCGTTTCTCGGGCAATATTGTCACCACTCAAGCTCTATATCGATTATTTGATCCCCTGTCCAAAGGTAGGATG TATGAAAAAGTAAAGATGCCCTTAAAAGTTGTCTCAATGtctatctctctctccccGAAAATGGAGTGGAAGCCAAAGCAGGAGCTGTTTCTCATCCTCGTGGCAACCCTTCTACCACTCCATTTCCCAAGTTTTTATTGCCAGTACAATCAGCTACTTCCCAACTGTAGCCGCTCATTTCAGTGCGGCAGCATAGTAAACATAAGCTATCCCTTCTCGGGAGGCGATCAGCCGGAAGCCTGCGGCTATACAGGCTTCCAGCTCTTTAAATGCGAGGACCAGTTCCCTGTGCTCGATATCCCACCATTAGCCTACCGTGTCTTGGAGCTCAACATCTCCACTCGTACTCTCAAAGTCGCAAGACAAGACTTGCTGAATAACGCATGTCCCGAATTTCTCTATAACACAACCTTAAACAACTTGTACGACTTTGCTCCCGGTTCTAATGATGAGAACATCACTCTCTTCTTCGGCTGCGTCGGCGTTCGTAAGAATGGGTTGAAAACCAACCTTCCCAATCAGTTCGGCTGCATAGATCTGTTCAGGATAGGGAACGCGTCGTCCGGCCCTGGACCAAATATCAAGTGCAACGACAGTATTTCTGTTCCGGTGAACAGAGCGGCCGCCCGGGCTCTGAAAAATCGTACGGCTTCATCGAATGCGGATGTTTTGCAGGAGGCTTTTGCCGCCGGGTTTCTCATCCAGTGGTTAGTGATGTCGGTTAGGATGTGTACGGATAGAACTTGCAGAAGATATCAGGGAAGTGAGTGGAACACGCAGGTGACTGCGGCTCCTCCCCCAGTTTATCAGGAAGAACCCTCAG ATGGAGAGAGACAGCAACGATCTCCAAGGATTTATATGG TTGTCGCAGTTAGTGGAGCTGGTGTTGTAATTGTATCCATGATCATATGCTGCTGCTACCTTAAAAGACGACGTTCCCAACAGAGTGGCCCTGACAAGGAAAACATAGAGAAGTTTCTGCTACAGCTTGGATCTCTCGCTCCAAAGAGATACAAATACTCCgagatcaagaaaataaccaaATCCTTCAAGGATAAGCTTGGGCGAGGAGGATACGGTAGCGTCTATCAAGGACTGCTGCCCGACGGCTGTCCCGTTGCTGTCAAGGTTTTGATCGACAGCGACAGCAATGGGGAAGAATTCATCAATGAAGTAGCTAGCATCAGTAGAACCTCCCATGTCAATATTGTCAATCTCTTGGGATTTTGCTATGGCGGCAACAAGAGAGCTCTTGTCTATGAATATATGCCCAATAAATCTTTAGACAAGTTCATCAACAGTAATGGAGATTGTCAGTTGGATTTGGAAAAGCTATACAAGATTGCAGTCGGAGTTGCCAAAGGCCTGGAATATCTACACACAGGCTGCAATACTAGGATTGTTCATTTCGACATCAAGCCTCAGAACATTCTTTTAGACGACGACTTCTGCCCCAAAATCTCCGATTTTGGGCTCGCCAAGCTGTGCAGGAAGCAGCAAAGTATATTATCAGTGCTTGGGACAAGAGGCACTATTGGCTATATTGCTCCGGAAGTATTTTCCAGGAATTTTGGAGGAGTTTCTCATAAATCCGATGTCTACAGCTATGGAATGATGGTTCTTGAAATGGCTGGTGCAAAGAAAATTGTCGAATCTGAAGCAGCTGCGCAGTCCAGTGGGAATTTTTTTCCTGACAGAATCTACGAGCAGGTAGTACTTAATGTTAGCACGAGTTCAGATGATTTAATGATTGAGGTGGAACAAGAAACAACTAGGAAAATGTTTTTGGTAGGATTTTGGTGTATTCAGACAAATCCATCGGACAGGCCATCGATGTCTAAGGTTGTGGAAATGTTAGAAGGCAGTGTTCAATCCATACCAATTCCACCAAAGCCGTTCCTGTTTACTCCAAGTTTCCCGACATCAGGGCCAGAAACTTCCTCGACGTTTTCAGCACATGTAGAAATGGAAAGTTCTGTTGAAGCTTAG
- the LOC105176192 gene encoding uncharacterized protein LOC105176192, whose amino-acid sequence MILKFSNPNSLKNPLFHLFLLVIGTSIGLVSALCLKTFISFTFPSFSNPPLPLLQTPPPPSPPRPPPAQPVVTNSDIRMTTRASLMHNMRDDELLERASRVSSQVASSINVSDKFVPKVAFMFLTPGPLPLSPLWDMFFKGHQGMYSIYVHPHPSYNESLPTASAFFGRRIPSQPVYWGTMSMIDAERRLLANALLDTYNQRFVLLSDSCIPIFNFTTVYNYLMGTNHSFLGSFDDPRKVGRGRYNRRMWPTITVEQWRKGSQWFEIHRDLAVQIVSDRTYYQIFHEFCHPPCYNDEHYLPTLVNILSAEVNSNRSVTWVDWPRDGPHPRKFGWVDVNVELLHRIRFGSECRYSGNVTNVCHLFARKFLPSTLRVLLKVAPLVLGFGS is encoded by the exons ATGATTCTTAAATTTTCCAACCCCAACTCCCTCAAAAACCCTTTATTTCACCTCTTTCTCTTAGTCATAGGCACATCCATCGGTCTTGTCTCAGCTCTCTGTCTCAAAACCTTCATCTCCTTCACCTTCCCATCATTTTCAAACCCACCACTCCCACTTCTTCAAACACCTCCACCACCATCACCACCACGACCACCGCCTGCTCAGCCCGTCGTAACAAACTCTGATATTCGCATGACGACGAGGGCATCCCTCATGCACAACATGAGGGATGATGAGTTGTTGGAGAGAGCATCGAGGGTTAGTTCACAAGTAGCGTCGAGCATTAATGTTTCTGACAAGTTTGTTCCTAAAGTGGCGTTCATGTTCTTGACGCCGGGGCCGTTGCCTCTTTCTCCTTTGTGGGATATGTTTTTCAAAGGCCATCAAGGGATGTACTCCATTTACGTTCATCCTCATCCTTCCTACAATGAATCTCTGCCTACTGCTTCAGCTTTCTTTGGTAGAAGAATCCCTAGCCAG CCGGTGTATTGGGGTACAATGTCAATGATCGACGCCGAAAGAAGACTTCTAGCCAATGCCCTCCTCGACACATACAATCAAAGATTCGTACTACTCTCAGATTCATGCATCCCAATCTTCAACTTCACCACAGTCTACAACTACCTCATGGGGACAAATCACAGCTTCTTGGGTTCATTCGACGACCCCCGGAAAGTTGGCCGGGGCCGATATAATCGGAGGATGTGGCCGACGATCACGGTGGAGCAGTGGCGAAAAGGGTCACAATGGTTCGAGATCCACCGCGACCTCGCCGTGCAAATCGTCTCCGACCGGACATACTACCAAATATTTCATGAGTTTTGCCACCCACCTTGTTACAACGACGAGCACTACTTGCCAACCTTGGTGAACATTCTTTCGGCTGAGGTGAACTCTAACAGGAGTGTTACGTGGGTGGATTGGCCTCGGGATGGACCTCATCCTAGGAAGTTTGGGTGGGTTGATGTAAATGTCGAGTTGTTGCATAGAATTCGATTTGGGTCTGAGTGTAGGTATAGTGGGAATGTAACCAATGTTTGTCACCTTTTTGCTAGGAAATTCCTGCCTAGTACGTTGAGGGTGTTGTTGAAGGTTGCCCCATTAGTTCTAGGTTTCGGTTCTTGA